The Deltaproteobacteria bacterium genome window below encodes:
- a CDS encoding ribulose phosphate epimerase → MRTKFLIGLCVSAGVVLGGCGTKSDSGDGVLNTTNDTNDTNEESSGSAEGGSADTGSASMTTSATDSATSGPADTGSMDTTGAATMTGGFIQDPDGGGVSIECDLWSQDCPEGEKCMPWANDGGGAWNATRCSPVDEAPASVGDECTVEGTGVSGIDNCELGSMCWDVDGETNMGTCAAFCMGSEAAPVCNDPTTDCVIANNGTLILCLPVCDPLLQDCAEGQACYPIDDGFACAPDASMEDGAFGAPCEFINVCDPGLFCANADGVPDCGGSSGCCSPFCDTSDPMASGNCPGAAGGQECVAWYDAGQAPPGFENVGGCLIPM, encoded by the coding sequence ATGCGCACCAAGTTTCTGATTGGCCTCTGTGTTTCCGCCGGCGTCGTGCTGGGCGGCTGCGGCACCAAGAGCGACTCCGGCGACGGCGTCCTCAACACGACCAACGACACCAACGACACCAACGAGGAGTCGTCGGGGAGCGCCGAGGGCGGCTCGGCCGACACCGGCAGCGCCAGCATGACCACGAGCGCCACCGACTCGGCGACCTCGGGCCCGGCCGACACCGGCAGCATGGACACCACCGGCGCCGCGACGATGACCGGTGGCTTCATCCAAGATCCCGACGGTGGCGGCGTGAGCATCGAGTGCGATCTGTGGTCGCAGGACTGCCCCGAGGGCGAGAAGTGCATGCCGTGGGCGAACGACGGCGGCGGAGCGTGGAATGCCACCCGCTGCTCGCCGGTGGACGAGGCGCCGGCGTCGGTCGGTGACGAGTGCACGGTCGAGGGCACGGGCGTGTCCGGCATCGACAACTGCGAGCTGGGCTCGATGTGCTGGGACGTCGACGGCGAGACCAACATGGGCACCTGCGCCGCCTTCTGCATGGGCAGCGAGGCCGCGCCGGTCTGCAACGACCCCACCACCGACTGCGTCATCGCCAACAACGGCACGCTGATCCTCTGCTTGCCGGTCTGCGACCCGCTGCTGCAGGACTGCGCCGAGGGCCAGGCGTGCTACCCGATCGACGACGGCTTCGCCTGCGCGCCCGATGCGAGCATGGAAGACGGCGCCTTCGGTGCACCGTGCGAGTTCATCAACGTGTGCGACCCGGGCCTCTTCTGCGCCAACGCCGACGGCGTGCCGGACTGCGGCGGCAGCTCGGGCTGCTGCTCGCCCTTCTGCGACACCAGCGACCCGATGGCGAGCGGCAACTGCCCCGGCGCCGCCGGTGGCCAGGAGTGCGTGGCGTGGTACGACGCCGGCCAGGCCCCTCCCGGCTTCGAGAACGTCGGCGGCTGCCTGATCCCGATGTGA
- a CDS encoding protein kinase, which produces MSRELPQIFGRYVLTELLGEGGMAEVYLATVRVAEGLTKRVVIKKIRRDFATQREFMRMFVDEAKIALSLNHANIVQVFDFGQVHGTFYLAMELVEGVDLMRLFHAVRNAGEAFPPVIAAYLAHQVAAGLAYAHRKHDDYGQPLGIVHRDVSPHNIMVSYAGQVKILDFGIARTREHALGRIDGERGEAGPNASGGEETIKGKVAYMSPEQALGRAVDLRSDVYSLGIVLYELLGGKLLFRDKDRMAALDRVRTEVLPPLHEVAPHVPPELAAIVDHALARDLSLRFESARALQSDLAAFLHRADPVVDDEVLTNFVARFARHAALDAGGPGDAPSRDVDPGGTPMPRRTSREAQRVVVVYAALEPPSVAPGVPVAELSGFATLVRDIAFKRDAQVLRSDPRAAIIAFGTLLRTADDADRALRVALALREDIGEAAPGWRLGLVVANAAAVLQRSGAGPVLAELRRGVAEQLDHVARHFMEGPVMVSGNLVELLVRAWRFGDGSFVEPAAGVSGTATVVDHELEHVAPLLGPALEDERKLHQVPGGRTVLYGRELELKALRDALAEAIRSRESRAVLVLGSPGMGKRALVERFISSLPRTACWVLRAAGSWSRRNVPLGVFLELLQRFLGIEHDTPREQIAARLAEHGVADGTRLAEALASALGLKDAQDGELDPFTRRDRLWRLVRRLITALAQRRPVLVVLENIHFHDEQSVLLLREWIQLRHPWPILGISTGRPGHLRVEMIRREPNVSTVDLGELDERARRDLIVRRFEDETAAGELADAVLARTGGNPLFIEQVLASLLDRGVIGWSASGRLLTLRQRGVTIELPPSVEAALAEGIEELSRSDREVLQGAALLGRAFRPGELSDLLARNVSKSLENLLARHFLERVATQSPHAESFRFATVSLHEVCRASIAPEAAKRLHGRCAELRRARPDYAPEHDDGPIAEHLLQAERGTEAIEPAMRAAMRAYEVAGNVEAHYFLTQALRAMAADDPRRWDALLRRERILRAWGRRRAQGADVRQLLACAEQLGDPEKVVIASIRLLRFYLEVGRIAQAERLIPRLRERIAAQNEGKAAAFSAVLGELESELAFMRGEFDEAERVARDALAHCGAGPRGARQRCRLLRSIGQVANTQGRFAHARTVYGEALDIARELGNPRLEANLLNALGEVAGRSTHYQEAVDCFKAALAIDRDLGDRYLTGRKLANLGSTYAAIGLYRRAERCLRKALELHEAVGHPGEFNDVIVQLGVVMANLGDLEAARALLVDAARVAVTRGDVRIELRARVRLAYALAVHGTSDEDAANAAMIAEQVATTAQAHGLRTPRCRALHVLARLADREGRIDDAIALEREAVALVQAGAAPLDGVRSIHHLGRLLADAGETVAAQPLLAEAALLVRRRFDDLRDEDLRRGYLDQDDARQILHDGGGITLLS; this is translated from the coding sequence GTGAGTCGCGAGCTGCCACAGATCTTCGGGCGCTACGTCCTCACCGAGCTGCTCGGCGAGGGCGGCATGGCCGAGGTCTACCTCGCGACGGTGCGCGTCGCCGAGGGCCTCACCAAGCGCGTCGTCATCAAGAAGATCCGCCGCGACTTCGCGACCCAGCGCGAGTTCATGCGGATGTTCGTCGACGAGGCCAAGATCGCCCTGTCGCTGAACCACGCCAACATCGTGCAGGTGTTCGACTTCGGCCAGGTGCACGGCACCTTCTACCTGGCGATGGAGCTGGTCGAGGGCGTCGACTTGATGCGGCTGTTCCACGCGGTGCGCAACGCCGGCGAGGCGTTCCCGCCGGTGATCGCGGCCTACCTCGCGCATCAGGTCGCCGCCGGGCTGGCCTACGCCCACCGCAAGCACGACGACTACGGCCAGCCGCTCGGCATCGTCCACCGCGACGTCAGTCCCCACAACATCATGGTCAGCTATGCCGGCCAGGTGAAGATCCTCGACTTCGGCATCGCCCGCACCCGCGAGCACGCGCTCGGTCGCATCGACGGCGAGCGCGGCGAGGCCGGCCCCAACGCCAGCGGCGGCGAGGAGACCATCAAGGGCAAGGTCGCGTACATGTCGCCCGAGCAGGCGCTCGGCCGCGCGGTCGACCTGCGCTCCGACGTCTACTCGCTCGGCATCGTGCTGTACGAGCTGCTCGGCGGCAAGCTGCTGTTCCGCGACAAGGACCGCATGGCCGCGCTCGATCGCGTGCGCACCGAGGTGCTGCCGCCGCTGCACGAGGTCGCGCCCCACGTGCCGCCGGAGCTGGCCGCGATCGTCGATCACGCGCTCGCGCGCGATCTGTCGCTGCGCTTCGAGAGCGCCCGCGCCCTGCAGAGCGACCTCGCGGCGTTCCTGCACCGCGCCGATCCCGTGGTCGACGACGAGGTGCTCACGAACTTCGTGGCCCGCTTCGCCCGCCACGCGGCGCTCGACGCCGGTGGGCCCGGCGACGCGCCCTCACGCGACGTCGATCCCGGCGGCACGCCGATGCCGCGCCGCACCAGCCGCGAGGCCCAGCGCGTGGTCGTGGTCTACGCGGCGCTGGAGCCCCCGAGCGTCGCGCCGGGGGTCCCGGTCGCCGAGCTGTCGGGCTTCGCCACGCTGGTGCGGGACATCGCCTTCAAGCGCGACGCCCAGGTGCTGCGCTCCGATCCGCGGGCGGCGATCATCGCGTTCGGCACGCTGCTGCGCACCGCCGACGATGCCGACCGTGCGCTGCGGGTCGCGCTCGCGCTGCGCGAGGACATCGGCGAGGCTGCACCCGGCTGGCGGCTGGGCCTGGTGGTGGCCAACGCCGCCGCGGTGCTGCAGCGCAGCGGCGCGGGGCCCGTGCTCGCCGAGCTGCGCCGCGGCGTCGCCGAGCAGCTCGACCACGTCGCGCGCCACTTCATGGAGGGCCCCGTGATGGTCTCGGGCAACCTCGTGGAGCTGCTGGTCCGCGCGTGGCGCTTCGGCGACGGCAGCTTCGTCGAGCCCGCCGCCGGCGTGTCGGGCACCGCGACGGTGGTCGACCACGAGCTCGAGCATGTCGCGCCGCTGCTCGGGCCCGCGCTCGAGGACGAACGCAAGCTCCACCAGGTGCCCGGCGGTCGCACGGTGCTCTACGGCCGCGAGCTCGAGCTCAAGGCGCTGCGCGACGCGCTGGCCGAGGCCATCCGCAGCCGCGAGTCACGGGCGGTGCTGGTGCTGGGCTCGCCGGGCATGGGCAAGCGCGCGCTGGTCGAGCGCTTCATCTCGTCGCTGCCCCGCACCGCCTGCTGGGTGCTGCGTGCCGCCGGCAGCTGGTCGCGCCGCAACGTGCCGCTCGGGGTCTTCCTCGAGCTGCTGCAGCGCTTCCTCGGCATCGAGCACGACACCCCGCGCGAGCAGATCGCGGCGCGGCTGGCGGAGCACGGCGTCGCCGACGGCACGCGGCTGGCCGAGGCGCTGGCGTCGGCGCTGGGCCTGAAGGACGCCCAGGACGGCGAGCTCGATCCGTTCACGCGACGCGACCGCCTGTGGCGGCTGGTCCGTCGCCTCATCACCGCGCTGGCGCAGCGACGGCCGGTGCTCGTGGTGCTCGAGAACATCCACTTCCACGACGAACAGAGCGTGCTGCTGCTGCGCGAGTGGATCCAGCTGCGCCACCCGTGGCCGATCCTCGGCATCAGCACCGGTCGCCCCGGCCACCTGCGGGTCGAGATGATCCGCCGCGAGCCCAACGTCTCGACCGTCGATCTCGGCGAGCTCGATGAGCGCGCCCGCCGTGACCTCATCGTGCGGCGCTTCGAGGACGAGACCGCCGCCGGTGAACTCGCCGACGCGGTGCTGGCCCGCACCGGCGGCAACCCGCTCTTCATCGAGCAGGTGCTGGCATCGCTGCTCGATCGCGGCGTGATCGGCTGGAGTGCGAGCGGGCGCCTGCTCACGCTGCGCCAGCGCGGCGTCACCATCGAGCTGCCGCCGTCGGTCGAGGCCGCGCTCGCCGAGGGCATCGAGGAGCTCTCGCGCAGCGATCGCGAGGTCCTGCAGGGCGCCGCGCTGCTGGGTCGCGCGTTCCGGCCGGGGGAGCTGTCGGACCTGCTGGCGCGCAACGTCTCCAAGAGCCTCGAGAACCTGCTCGCGCGTCACTTCCTCGAGCGCGTCGCGACCCAGTCGCCCCACGCCGAGAGCTTCCGCTTCGCGACCGTGAGCCTCCACGAGGTCTGCAGGGCGAGCATCGCCCCCGAGGCCGCCAAGCGGCTGCACGGCCGCTGCGCCGAGCTCCGGCGCGCGCGGCCCGACTACGCGCCCGAGCACGACGATGGTCCCATCGCCGAGCACCTGCTGCAGGCCGAGCGCGGCACCGAGGCCATCGAGCCCGCCATGCGGGCGGCGATGCGCGCCTACGAGGTCGCCGGCAACGTCGAGGCCCACTACTTCCTCACCCAGGCCCTGCGCGCGATGGCGGCCGACGACCCGCGGCGGTGGGACGCGCTGCTGCGACGTGAACGGATCCTCCGCGCGTGGGGCCGACGACGGGCGCAGGGCGCCGACGTCCGACAGCTGCTGGCGTGTGCCGAGCAGCTCGGCGATCCCGAGAAGGTGGTGATCGCGTCGATTCGGCTGCTGCGGTTCTACCTCGAGGTCGGGCGCATCGCGCAGGCCGAGCGGTTGATCCCGAGGCTGCGCGAGCGCATCGCGGCGCAGAACGAGGGCAAGGCGGCCGCGTTCTCGGCGGTGTTGGGCGAGCTCGAGAGCGAGCTGGCGTTCATGCGCGGCGAGTTCGACGAGGCCGAGCGGGTCGCCCGCGACGCACTCGCACACTGCGGCGCCGGCCCCCGCGGCGCGCGGCAGCGCTGCCGACTGCTGCGCAGCATCGGCCAGGTCGCCAACACGCAGGGGCGCTTCGCCCACGCGCGAACCGTCTACGGCGAGGCCCTCGACATCGCCCGCGAGCTCGGCAACCCGCGACTCGAGGCGAACCTCCTGAACGCGCTCGGCGAGGTCGCGGGCCGCAGCACGCACTACCAAGAGGCGGTCGATTGCTTCAAGGCCGCGCTCGCCATCGACCGCGACCTCGGCGACCGCTATCTCACCGGTCGCAAGCTCGCCAACCTCGGCTCGACCTACGCGGCGATCGGCCTGTACCGCCGGGCCGAACGCTGCTTGCGCAAGGCGCTCGAGCTGCACGAGGCGGTCGGCCACCCCGGCGAGTTCAACGACGTCATCGTCCAGCTCGGCGTGGTGATGGCCAACCTCGGCGACCTCGAAGCCGCGCGCGCGCTGCTGGTCGACGCTGCACGCGTCGCGGTGACGCGCGGCGATGTCCGCATCGAGCTCCGCGCGCGCGTGCGCCTGGCCTATGCGCTCGCGGTGCACGGCACCTCCGACGAAGACGCCGCCAACGCAGCGATGATCGCCGAGCAGGTCGCGACCACCGCCCAGGCCCACGGCCTGCGAACGCCGCGCTGCCGCGCGCTGCACGTGCTCGCGCGCCTGGCCGATCGCGAGGGTCGGATCGACGACGCCATCGCGCTCGAACGCGAAGCGGTCGCGCTGGTCCAGGCCGGCGCCGCCCCGCTCGACGGCGTGCGATCGATCCACCACCTCGGGCGCTTGCTCGCGGACGCCGGCGAGACGGTGGCGGCGCAGCCCCTCCTGGCGGAGGCGGCGCTGCTGGTGCGCCGACGCTTCGACGACCTGCGCGACGAGGACCTGCGGCGCGGCTATCTCGACCAGGACGATGCCCGGCAGATCCTCCACGACGGTGGCGGCATCACGCTGCTATCCTGA
- a CDS encoding ribulose phosphate epimerase, producing MKNQWWIGLPVFVISGCVAGTKPELEQMTAGDDDGAGSSSTGLEVDDGNTSMPNTTAQQPDTDGDESSGGDTCGFICPPDMGPIEDCDVWAQDCPDGQKCMPWANDGGNSWNSLKCVEVNADAGQPGDECHVEGSGVSGLDDCALGSMCWNTNEEGLGTCVAFCGGTEAAPVCDDPQSSCVIANDGVLTLCLPLCDPLVQDCGPEEACYPVNDGFACAPEESGETGGNGDPCEFLNVCDPGLFCANASAMPDCQDSTGCCTNFCDLNEGNTGCSGAGVECVAWYDVGQAPPGLEQLGACLIPE from the coding sequence ATGAAGAATCAATGGTGGATCGGACTGCCCGTGTTCGTGATCTCGGGCTGCGTCGCCGGCACGAAGCCCGAGCTCGAACAGATGACGGCGGGGGACGACGACGGGGCGGGCTCATCCAGTACGGGCCTGGAGGTGGACGACGGCAACACGTCGATGCCCAACACCACCGCGCAGCAGCCCGACACCGACGGTGACGAGTCGAGCGGCGGCGATACCTGTGGCTTCATCTGTCCGCCCGACATGGGGCCCATCGAAGACTGCGACGTGTGGGCGCAGGACTGCCCCGATGGGCAGAAGTGCATGCCGTGGGCGAACGATGGCGGCAACTCGTGGAACTCGCTCAAGTGCGTCGAGGTCAACGCCGACGCCGGACAGCCCGGCGACGAGTGCCACGTCGAGGGCTCGGGTGTCTCGGGCCTCGACGACTGCGCGCTGGGCTCGATGTGCTGGAACACCAACGAGGAGGGGCTCGGCACCTGCGTGGCCTTCTGCGGTGGTACCGAGGCGGCGCCCGTCTGCGACGATCCTCAGAGCAGCTGCGTGATCGCCAACGACGGCGTGCTCACGCTGTGCCTGCCGCTGTGCGATCCGTTGGTGCAGGACTGCGGCCCCGAGGAGGCCTGCTACCCGGTCAACGACGGCTTCGCCTGTGCGCCCGAGGAATCGGGCGAGACCGGTGGCAATGGCGACCCGTGCGAGTTCCTCAACGTGTGCGACCCGGGGCTGTTCTGCGCCAACGCGAGCGCGATGCCGGACTGCCAGGACTCCACCGGTTGCTGCACGAACTTCTGCGATCTCAATGAGGGCAACACCGGCTGCAGCGGTGCGGGGGTCGAATGCGTCGCGTGGTACGACGTCGGTCAGGCCCCGCCCGGCCTCGAGCAGTTGGGAGCGTGCCTGATCCCGGAGTAG